In the genome of Pseudomonas bubulae, one region contains:
- the mksB gene encoding Mks condensin complex protein MksB has product MIEPKRVLRALAEHWALLEPLCEHFDQGTLSLNELRLQLAVHQMDSTPQDITAVLDAWIRLDILVPVAKSPNRFELNAQIHDFLAYLRHEHRLGLCLEIEAYLRHLERLAGYIQDAFDIRDGHDLARQLRLLDMRVRDVLKKLANDEQALVAVAERAKTSDRQIPLRQRYAEVLATWDEYVEPMIQLVNADGAFEQGVRKVEVVLLRMLSEQQRLGHLVDDDMLLRTHARILEMQTSAQMTLRHARELLLPLREEARRHNAVTRGAALALAAIRRKGLDAVPQAAMPMFTRPQSTFLGSASQVEAYVYALARFEAKPAKFPKAHKVHRGETPKAPRTVKEMLDRCSDALPMPDLMCWLLAQEPDGDTDELLYWFSRLSREKRFVRERLERRDYHTHEHLVSLRSFALLSHSEDATQTTASSLHAS; this is encoded by the coding sequence ATGATCGAACCCAAGCGCGTTTTACGTGCCCTCGCCGAGCACTGGGCACTCCTTGAGCCTTTGTGTGAACACTTCGACCAAGGCACCCTGAGCCTGAACGAATTACGCCTGCAACTGGCCGTTCATCAGATGGACAGCACGCCGCAAGACATCACCGCCGTGCTCGATGCCTGGATTCGTCTGGACATACTGGTGCCGGTCGCCAAAAGCCCGAACCGTTTCGAGCTAAACGCCCAGATTCACGACTTTCTGGCTTATTTGCGCCACGAGCACCGACTTGGCCTGTGCCTGGAAATCGAAGCCTACCTGCGCCATCTGGAGCGGCTGGCAGGTTATATCCAGGATGCCTTCGACATTCGAGACGGCCATGACCTGGCACGCCAGCTGCGTTTGCTCGATATGCGGGTACGCGATGTATTGAAAAAACTCGCCAACGATGAACAGGCGCTGGTGGCCGTAGCCGAACGGGCCAAGACCAGCGACCGGCAAATTCCGTTGCGTCAGCGCTATGCCGAAGTGCTGGCAACCTGGGATGAATACGTCGAACCCATGATTCAGCTGGTCAACGCCGACGGCGCTTTCGAGCAAGGCGTACGCAAGGTCGAAGTGGTGCTGCTGCGCATGCTCAGCGAACAGCAACGCCTCGGCCACTTGGTAGACGACGACATGCTGCTGCGCACCCATGCGCGCATCCTTGAGATGCAAACCAGCGCCCAGATGACCCTGCGCCATGCCCGTGAGTTGCTACTGCCGCTGCGTGAAGAAGCCCGCCGGCACAATGCCGTGACCCGTGGTGCCGCGCTGGCACTGGCAGCCATCCGCCGCAAAGGCCTGGACGCAGTGCCGCAAGCAGCCATGCCGATGTTCACCCGCCCGCAAAGCACCTTTTTGGGCAGCGCCAGTCAGGTTGAGGCTTATGTCTATGCCCTGGCCCGCTTCGAAGCCAAACCGGCGAAATTTCCCAAGGCGCATAAGGTCCACCGCGGCGAAACGCCCAAGGCCCCGCGCACGGTCAAGGAAATGCTCGACCGCTGCAGCGATGCGCTACCGATGCCGGACTTGATGTGCTGGCTGCTGGCACAAGAGCCAGACGGCGACACCGATGAGCTGCTGTACTGGTTCTCACGCCTGTCCCGTGAAAAACGCTTCGTGCGCGAACGCCTGGAGCGCCGCGATTACCACACCCACGAACATTTGGTCAGCCTGCGCTCCTTCGCTCTGCTTTCTCACAGCGAAGATGCGACCCAGACTACTGCGAGCTCTCTGCATGCATCTTGA